One genomic region from Bactrocera tryoni isolate S06 chromosome 3, CSIRO_BtryS06_freeze2, whole genome shotgun sequence encodes:
- the LOC120771641 gene encoding protein wech isoform X1, with protein sequence MMELISGSSPSVQQQMAAGNNPPNGSNGQIPNGHAERLLADFFDAFPSWDMTAARAAAPQSMQHLSNEFSPPITDYTFNNYFGGVERPSSDLGNIGMPRPPITRPRKFPSESSSNSSMNCGWCEVSASIRCIDCNEFMCNNCLQEHRKSPVFANHAIVALPTPIGTASSPTSGVSSATLTAAAPVAPPVAPPPSPSYVCDQHNEMLRYVCDSCKKLVCQCCTLHEHKEHNYASIASFVDEANDKIQSAIESSRTGTKCIKSSIDKALTFIRMIERNCIELSDTIRKAFRQFIIAIEDRERFLLDFVDKLRQRRLATLHDQMAGLKSALSGLAETSDMLQKIIENSGRMDHIEIAMKIANGERQLEQFAAIYKDLQPKQEMFGFISPDYNILQDIRNQGGVVLVDEQNMPIVNGGGVLAAVGAEMGAVMPITNNPNMPVANVAMPPNMRRPFIRENSFHSIPSPLLPPVRGGSACGFQSTGLEWELSVLRTSPNLHFGAPRSTQAIPGSLEHVKARNSNTLSLSFATEGHDDGQVSRPWGLCVDKMGHVLISDRRNNRVQVFNPDGNLKFKFGRKGVGNGEFDLPAGICVDIDNRIIVVDKDNHRVQIFNAAGMYLLKFGSYGKEYGQFQYPWDVAVNSRRQIVVTDSRNHRIQQFDSEGRFIRQIVFDNHGQNKGIASPRGVCYTPTGNIIVSDFDNHCLYLIDPDINEIISAKGHEGTGIQEFNRPSGICCDDDGRIIVADSKNQRIIVYSPSLEYLWSIEIRPSVNPLMPQTLDEKDRTCDVALMPDGRIVFLIELSPDSKEGTNPYKRFVHVF encoded by the exons TTCGCCTCCAATCACCGACTACACCTTTAATAACTACTTTGGTGGTGTAGAACGGCCATCAAGTGATTTGGGTAACATTGGGATGCCCAGACCGCCTATAACTCGGCCCAGAAAATTCCCATCTGAGTCGTCTAGCAATTCGAGCATGAATTGCGGTTGGTGCGAAGTAAGTGCTTCCATACGTTGTATTGATTGTAATGAGTTTATGTGCAATAATTGTCTGCAGGAACATCGCAAGAGTCCTGTATTCGCGAATCATGCAATCGTGGCGTTGCCCACACCGATCGGCACAGCCTCCTCACCCACCAGTGGAGTCTCTAGTGCCACATTAACCGCTGCAGCACCAGTAGCGCCACCGGTAGCACCGCCACCATCGCCCAGCTACGTTTGCGATCAACACAATGAGATGTTGCGTTACGTTTGCGATTCGTGCAAAAAGTTAGTCTGTCAATGTTGTACGTTGCACGAACACAAAGAGCACAATTACGCTTCCATAGCTAGTTTCGTCGATGAAGCTAACGACAAGATACAATCGGCCATTGAAAGTAGCCGTACGGGCACCAAGTGCATTAAGAGTAGTATTGATAAGGCATTGACATTTATACGAATGATTGAGCGCAATTGCATCGAACTGAGTGACACTATACGTAAAGCCTTTCGACAATTCATAATTGCCATCGAGGATCGCGAACGTTTCCTCTTGGATTTTGTTGATAAATTGCGTCAACGTCGCCTGGCCACGCTGCACGATCAAATGGCCGGCTTGAAATCGGCACTTTCCGGACTTGCTGAAACTTCCGATATGTTGCAAAAAATTATCGAGAATAGCGGACGCATGGATCACATTGAGATTGCGATGAAGATCGCAAACGGCGAGCGGCAACTCGAACAATTCGCTGCCATATATAAGGATCTTCAGCCAAAACAGGAGATGTTCGGTTTCATTTCGCCGGACTATAATATATTGCAAGATATACGCAATCAAGGAGGAGTTGTGTTGGTGGACGAACAAAATATGCCAATAGTGAACGGTGGTGGCGTACTCGCCGCTGTAGGTGCCGAAATGGGTGCCGTTATGCCGATAACCAATAATCCTAATATGCCAGTGGCCAACGTTGCGATGCCACCGAATATGCGTCGCCCGTTCATCCGTGAGAATAGTTTCCATAGCATTCCATCACCATTGTTACCACCAGTACGTGGTGGCAGCGCATGTGGTTTTCAGAGTACCGGTCTCGAATGGGAGCTCAGCGTTTTGCGCACTTCGCCAAATCTGCATTTTGGTGCACCGCGCAGCACACAGGCCATACCCGGTTCGCTTGAGCACGTAAAGGCACGTAATTCCAATACACTCTCGCTGTCTTTTGCCACCGAGGGTCATGACGATGGGCAGGTTAGTCGCCCGTGGGGCCTGTGCGTCGATAAGATGGGTCATGTTTTGATCTCAGATAGACGTAATAATCGCGTGCAAGTTTTCAATCCGGATGGCAATTTGAAGTTCAAATTCGGTCGCAAAGGTGTTGGCAATGGCGAATTTGACTTGCCGGCTGGCATTTGTGTCGACATAGATAATCGTATTATTGTTGTCGACAAGGATAATCATCGTGTACAGATTTTCAATGCGGCTGGCATGTATTTGTTGAAATTCGGTAGCTATGGCAAAGAGTATGGACAGTTCCAATATCCGTGGGATGTGGCTGTAAATTCGCGTCGTCAAATTGTTGTCACCGATTCGCGTAATCATCGTATACAACAATTCGACTCGGAGGGCCGTTTCATACGACAAATCGTATTCGATAATCACGGTCAGAATAAAGGCATTGCTTCACCGCGCGGTGTATGTTATACACCAACTGGCAATATTATAGTATCGGACTTTGACAATCACTGTCTATACCTGATCGATCCAGATATTAATGAG ATTATATCTGCTAAAGGCCATGAGGGTACTGGCATTCAAGAATTTAATCGCCCTTCTGGTATTTGCTGTGATGACGACGGACGCATTATCGTTGCCGATTCAAAGAATCAACGTATAATCGTCTATAGTCCTAGCTTGGAGTATCTCTGGAGT ATTGAGATACGTCCATCGGTTAACCCATTGATGCCACAAACTCTCGACGAGAAGGATCGCACATGTGATGTTGCACTAATGCCCGATGGCCGCATTGTTTTCCTAATCGAACTATCGCCGGATTCCAAAGAAGGCACAAATCCTTATAAAAGATTTGTACACGTTTTTTAA
- the LOC120771641 gene encoding protein wech isoform X3 yields MPRPPITRPRKFPSESSSNSSMNCGWCEEHRKSPVFANHAIVALPTPIGTASSPTSGVSSATLTAAAPVAPPVAPPPSPSYVCDQHNEMLRYVCDSCKKLVCQCCTLHEHKEHNYASIASFVDEANDKIQSAIESSRTGTKCIKSSIDKALTFIRMIERNCIELSDTIRKAFRQFIIAIEDRERFLLDFVDKLRQRRLATLHDQMAGLKSALSGLAETSDMLQKIIENSGRMDHIEIAMKIANGERQLEQFAAIYKDLQPKQEMFGFISPDYNILQDIRNQGGVVLVDEQNMPIVNGGGVLAAVGAEMGAVMPITNNPNMPVANVAMPPNMRRPFIRENSFHSIPSPLLPPVRGGSACGFQSTGLEWELSVLRTSPNLHFGAPRSTQAIPGSLEHVKARNSNTLSLSFATEGHDDGQVSRPWGLCVDKMGHVLISDRRNNRVQVFNPDGNLKFKFGRKGVGNGEFDLPAGICVDIDNRIIVVDKDNHRVQIFNAAGMYLLKFGSYGKEYGQFQYPWDVAVNSRRQIVVTDSRNHRIQQFDSEGRFIRQIVFDNHGQNKGIASPRGVCYTPTGNIIVSDFDNHCLYLIDPDINEIISAKGHEGTGIQEFNRPSGICCDDDGRIIVADSKNQRIIVYSPSLEYLWSIEIRPSVNPLMPQTLDEKDRTCDVALMPDGRIVFLIELSPDSKEGTNPYKRFVHVF; encoded by the exons ATGCCCAGACCGCCTATAACTCGGCCCAGAAAATTCCCATCTGAGTCGTCTAGCAATTCGAGCATGAATTGCGGTTGGTGCGAA GAACATCGCAAGAGTCCTGTATTCGCGAATCATGCAATCGTGGCGTTGCCCACACCGATCGGCACAGCCTCCTCACCCACCAGTGGAGTCTCTAGTGCCACATTAACCGCTGCAGCACCAGTAGCGCCACCGGTAGCACCGCCACCATCGCCCAGCTACGTTTGCGATCAACACAATGAGATGTTGCGTTACGTTTGCGATTCGTGCAAAAAGTTAGTCTGTCAATGTTGTACGTTGCACGAACACAAAGAGCACAATTACGCTTCCATAGCTAGTTTCGTCGATGAAGCTAACGACAAGATACAATCGGCCATTGAAAGTAGCCGTACGGGCACCAAGTGCATTAAGAGTAGTATTGATAAGGCATTGACATTTATACGAATGATTGAGCGCAATTGCATCGAACTGAGTGACACTATACGTAAAGCCTTTCGACAATTCATAATTGCCATCGAGGATCGCGAACGTTTCCTCTTGGATTTTGTTGATAAATTGCGTCAACGTCGCCTGGCCACGCTGCACGATCAAATGGCCGGCTTGAAATCGGCACTTTCCGGACTTGCTGAAACTTCCGATATGTTGCAAAAAATTATCGAGAATAGCGGACGCATGGATCACATTGAGATTGCGATGAAGATCGCAAACGGCGAGCGGCAACTCGAACAATTCGCTGCCATATATAAGGATCTTCAGCCAAAACAGGAGATGTTCGGTTTCATTTCGCCGGACTATAATATATTGCAAGATATACGCAATCAAGGAGGAGTTGTGTTGGTGGACGAACAAAATATGCCAATAGTGAACGGTGGTGGCGTACTCGCCGCTGTAGGTGCCGAAATGGGTGCCGTTATGCCGATAACCAATAATCCTAATATGCCAGTGGCCAACGTTGCGATGCCACCGAATATGCGTCGCCCGTTCATCCGTGAGAATAGTTTCCATAGCATTCCATCACCATTGTTACCACCAGTACGTGGTGGCAGCGCATGTGGTTTTCAGAGTACCGGTCTCGAATGGGAGCTCAGCGTTTTGCGCACTTCGCCAAATCTGCATTTTGGTGCACCGCGCAGCACACAGGCCATACCCGGTTCGCTTGAGCACGTAAAGGCACGTAATTCCAATACACTCTCGCTGTCTTTTGCCACCGAGGGTCATGACGATGGGCAGGTTAGTCGCCCGTGGGGCCTGTGCGTCGATAAGATGGGTCATGTTTTGATCTCAGATAGACGTAATAATCGCGTGCAAGTTTTCAATCCGGATGGCAATTTGAAGTTCAAATTCGGTCGCAAAGGTGTTGGCAATGGCGAATTTGACTTGCCGGCTGGCATTTGTGTCGACATAGATAATCGTATTATTGTTGTCGACAAGGATAATCATCGTGTACAGATTTTCAATGCGGCTGGCATGTATTTGTTGAAATTCGGTAGCTATGGCAAAGAGTATGGACAGTTCCAATATCCGTGGGATGTGGCTGTAAATTCGCGTCGTCAAATTGTTGTCACCGATTCGCGTAATCATCGTATACAACAATTCGACTCGGAGGGCCGTTTCATACGACAAATCGTATTCGATAATCACGGTCAGAATAAAGGCATTGCTTCACCGCGCGGTGTATGTTATACACCAACTGGCAATATTATAGTATCGGACTTTGACAATCACTGTCTATACCTGATCGATCCAGATATTAATGAG ATTATATCTGCTAAAGGCCATGAGGGTACTGGCATTCAAGAATTTAATCGCCCTTCTGGTATTTGCTGTGATGACGACGGACGCATTATCGTTGCCGATTCAAAGAATCAACGTATAATCGTCTATAGTCCTAGCTTGGAGTATCTCTGGAGT ATTGAGATACGTCCATCGGTTAACCCATTGATGCCACAAACTCTCGACGAGAAGGATCGCACATGTGATGTTGCACTAATGCCCGATGGCCGCATTGTTTTCCTAATCGAACTATCGCCGGATTCCAAAGAAGGCACAAATCCTTATAAAAGATTTGTACACGTTTTTTAA
- the LOC120771641 gene encoding protein wech isoform X2, with the protein MMELISGSSPSVQQQMAAGNNPPNGSNGQIPNGHAERLLADFFDAFPSWDMTAARAAAPQSMQHLSNEFSPPITDYTFNNYFGGVERPSSDLGNIGMPRPPITRPRKFPSESSSNSSMNCGWCEEHRKSPVFANHAIVALPTPIGTASSPTSGVSSATLTAAAPVAPPVAPPPSPSYVCDQHNEMLRYVCDSCKKLVCQCCTLHEHKEHNYASIASFVDEANDKIQSAIESSRTGTKCIKSSIDKALTFIRMIERNCIELSDTIRKAFRQFIIAIEDRERFLLDFVDKLRQRRLATLHDQMAGLKSALSGLAETSDMLQKIIENSGRMDHIEIAMKIANGERQLEQFAAIYKDLQPKQEMFGFISPDYNILQDIRNQGGVVLVDEQNMPIVNGGGVLAAVGAEMGAVMPITNNPNMPVANVAMPPNMRRPFIRENSFHSIPSPLLPPVRGGSACGFQSTGLEWELSVLRTSPNLHFGAPRSTQAIPGSLEHVKARNSNTLSLSFATEGHDDGQVSRPWGLCVDKMGHVLISDRRNNRVQVFNPDGNLKFKFGRKGVGNGEFDLPAGICVDIDNRIIVVDKDNHRVQIFNAAGMYLLKFGSYGKEYGQFQYPWDVAVNSRRQIVVTDSRNHRIQQFDSEGRFIRQIVFDNHGQNKGIASPRGVCYTPTGNIIVSDFDNHCLYLIDPDINEIISAKGHEGTGIQEFNRPSGICCDDDGRIIVADSKNQRIIVYSPSLEYLWSIEIRPSVNPLMPQTLDEKDRTCDVALMPDGRIVFLIELSPDSKEGTNPYKRFVHVF; encoded by the exons TTCGCCTCCAATCACCGACTACACCTTTAATAACTACTTTGGTGGTGTAGAACGGCCATCAAGTGATTTGGGTAACATTGGGATGCCCAGACCGCCTATAACTCGGCCCAGAAAATTCCCATCTGAGTCGTCTAGCAATTCGAGCATGAATTGCGGTTGGTGCGAA GAACATCGCAAGAGTCCTGTATTCGCGAATCATGCAATCGTGGCGTTGCCCACACCGATCGGCACAGCCTCCTCACCCACCAGTGGAGTCTCTAGTGCCACATTAACCGCTGCAGCACCAGTAGCGCCACCGGTAGCACCGCCACCATCGCCCAGCTACGTTTGCGATCAACACAATGAGATGTTGCGTTACGTTTGCGATTCGTGCAAAAAGTTAGTCTGTCAATGTTGTACGTTGCACGAACACAAAGAGCACAATTACGCTTCCATAGCTAGTTTCGTCGATGAAGCTAACGACAAGATACAATCGGCCATTGAAAGTAGCCGTACGGGCACCAAGTGCATTAAGAGTAGTATTGATAAGGCATTGACATTTATACGAATGATTGAGCGCAATTGCATCGAACTGAGTGACACTATACGTAAAGCCTTTCGACAATTCATAATTGCCATCGAGGATCGCGAACGTTTCCTCTTGGATTTTGTTGATAAATTGCGTCAACGTCGCCTGGCCACGCTGCACGATCAAATGGCCGGCTTGAAATCGGCACTTTCCGGACTTGCTGAAACTTCCGATATGTTGCAAAAAATTATCGAGAATAGCGGACGCATGGATCACATTGAGATTGCGATGAAGATCGCAAACGGCGAGCGGCAACTCGAACAATTCGCTGCCATATATAAGGATCTTCAGCCAAAACAGGAGATGTTCGGTTTCATTTCGCCGGACTATAATATATTGCAAGATATACGCAATCAAGGAGGAGTTGTGTTGGTGGACGAACAAAATATGCCAATAGTGAACGGTGGTGGCGTACTCGCCGCTGTAGGTGCCGAAATGGGTGCCGTTATGCCGATAACCAATAATCCTAATATGCCAGTGGCCAACGTTGCGATGCCACCGAATATGCGTCGCCCGTTCATCCGTGAGAATAGTTTCCATAGCATTCCATCACCATTGTTACCACCAGTACGTGGTGGCAGCGCATGTGGTTTTCAGAGTACCGGTCTCGAATGGGAGCTCAGCGTTTTGCGCACTTCGCCAAATCTGCATTTTGGTGCACCGCGCAGCACACAGGCCATACCCGGTTCGCTTGAGCACGTAAAGGCACGTAATTCCAATACACTCTCGCTGTCTTTTGCCACCGAGGGTCATGACGATGGGCAGGTTAGTCGCCCGTGGGGCCTGTGCGTCGATAAGATGGGTCATGTTTTGATCTCAGATAGACGTAATAATCGCGTGCAAGTTTTCAATCCGGATGGCAATTTGAAGTTCAAATTCGGTCGCAAAGGTGTTGGCAATGGCGAATTTGACTTGCCGGCTGGCATTTGTGTCGACATAGATAATCGTATTATTGTTGTCGACAAGGATAATCATCGTGTACAGATTTTCAATGCGGCTGGCATGTATTTGTTGAAATTCGGTAGCTATGGCAAAGAGTATGGACAGTTCCAATATCCGTGGGATGTGGCTGTAAATTCGCGTCGTCAAATTGTTGTCACCGATTCGCGTAATCATCGTATACAACAATTCGACTCGGAGGGCCGTTTCATACGACAAATCGTATTCGATAATCACGGTCAGAATAAAGGCATTGCTTCACCGCGCGGTGTATGTTATACACCAACTGGCAATATTATAGTATCGGACTTTGACAATCACTGTCTATACCTGATCGATCCAGATATTAATGAG ATTATATCTGCTAAAGGCCATGAGGGTACTGGCATTCAAGAATTTAATCGCCCTTCTGGTATTTGCTGTGATGACGACGGACGCATTATCGTTGCCGATTCAAAGAATCAACGTATAATCGTCTATAGTCCTAGCTTGGAGTATCTCTGGAGT ATTGAGATACGTCCATCGGTTAACCCATTGATGCCACAAACTCTCGACGAGAAGGATCGCACATGTGATGTTGCACTAATGCCCGATGGCCGCATTGTTTTCCTAATCGAACTATCGCCGGATTCCAAAGAAGGCACAAATCCTTATAAAAGATTTGTACACGTTTTTTAA